GCAAATGCTGAGATAGCAGCCCTGAAATTGGAATATGAGCGATCGCAAGCACAGCTAGCTCAACAACGCGAGGTACTTTGGCAAGAGTTTCAGCAAACTACCTTACAGACGATCGAGTCTTGGTTGTTGCAATGGCCCACAGCGGCTTATGCCGCCCAACAAAACCCTCAAGCTCCAGCAGTCAGGCTGTTGCCACTATTGCGACCGATTGAAGCCCTGTTGCAGCAATGGGGTATAGAAGCGATCGCTGAAGTTGGCACAGAACTACCCTACGACCCAACTCAACATCAACTAATGGAAGGAATCGCTCAACCTGGCGATCGCATGCGAGTGCGTTACACAGGCTATCGTCAGGGCGAAAAACTCCTCTATCGCGCCAAAGTTAGCCCCCTAGTTTCCAGCAAAACCTAAAGACTCGCGCTTTAGCATCCGCCAAGATTCAGAACTCGTATCTCTTACATAATCTCTCATTCGGCTGATGCTGCAATTGTGTGGATTTGTTGCAGTAGTAAGAGAGCCGAAGCGTGGAGAAAAATAAAAATGCGTAAGTTAAACATTGGTTTGACCGAAGAACAGCGTCAAGGCGTGGTTGGTTTGCTCAATCGCGACTTGTCTGATGCTTATTTACTTTTGATCAAAACTAAGAAGTACCACTGGGATGTCGTGGGTCCTCAATTCCGCTCTCTACATCAGATGTGGGAAGAGCATTACCAGGCTCTAACCGAAAATATTGATATGATCGCTGAGCGAGTTCGGATGTTGGGCGGCTATCCTGTAGGTACTGCTCAAGGCTTTTTAGAAAACGCAACCATTCAAGAGCATGGCGGTGACGTTCCCACAGCGGAGCAAATGGTCTTTAACTTGGTCGGTGACCACGAGCAGGTAATTCGTAATCTGCGCGACCATGTGGATCAGTGCGGCGAAAACTTCCATGATCAAGGAACGGCTGACTTCCTCACAGGCTTGATGGAACAGCATGAAGAAATGGCTTGGATGTTACGTTCCTTTATTGAAGGACAATCCATTCAACCTGATGGTCAGACTAGCGCTGAACCTAAGCTAACAGTTGCTGCTGGCTAGATCACTAGATTAATTTTGTAGGGCGTAGGAGGTGGAATCCAATTTCCACCTTTTTTATTTAGTTGTTTGAGCAAAATTAGCTTTTGTGAAATGAAGCGATCGCAAAAGGCTTTTTTTGACTCGTTTCTGTAAAGATAATTAGTAGGATTGAATGGTTAGGCGGAATCGCTGATAGAGGTTGAGTCATTTGGCTAGGGGAGTTTAGGGGTCTGCGAGTACAGAATTGGATAGTTAAGCGCAAATATTCCATTTCTGGCTTGAAGAGACCTAATCCCTATGACACCGGAAGAATTTAGAGAGGCTTATTTAGCAGCTCAAAATGGCTTGGGCAACGATCTGCAAACTTTAGTGAGTCTATCTAGAAGTTTTAGTGAACTGGCAACTAAATTTAGCGACTTAGCAGATAAGATCCCTGTAAATTACAGCAAAATCAATGAAATTGTTGAATCCTTCATTGAGGAGCAAGAGCAACCATAATGGGTCATAGAACTGAGCAGGTAGCTTCTAGCTGAGCTTCAATTGTTTTTACTAAATTCTCAAGAGCGATCGGTTTTGTGAGATAAGAACTAGCTCCTAAATCGATCGCTTTTTGCTTCTCACTCTGGAATGCATAAGCAGAGGCAATAATTACTGGAATAGAAGACCAAGGAGATGCTTTCAACTGCTGTAACAGTGTAAAACCATCAATACAGGGCAATTTGAGATCGAGCAAGAGCAAGTCGGGCTGAAACTTGGCTACAGATGGAAAGAAGTTGAGGCCATCAGGCAGGCTAAGAACGGTGTAACCCTCAGCTTCTAAGCAATCATGAGTGATTAGGCGATGAAGATCATTGTCCTCAACAATCAAAACTCGCTTTTTAACCGTTGTTGAATTGCAAAGCTTAGTAATTGGCATCAGGCTCCTATATCAAGTTTGTGTAAAGTTGTAGACTCCCTTTATTGTGCGCTCAACTTTCTCTACTGTACTCACTAAACTGGCGGAACTATAGTTAGCGAAATCGCGTAAAATCTACGCTTCCAGAGCAGATTTTATACCTTCACTGTTTAATTAGTTAGGCAGCGTGGTTCTTTCCTATAAGCGTCGTGTAGAGCACCATTGAAAATATAGCCAAACGGCTTGATGCAATTTTGAGGGTATATTCCATTGATTTGGTTAACGCTGATCTCTTTAGCTGCCCTCATCGGAGGCATTTGTGGTTGGAGCTTCCAGGGGTATCGTTCCGTTATTTTGGGAGGTGCAATTCCTTGGTTTGGGCTGCTGGCGTGGCTACTCTACAACGAGTATTTCGTCCCCTACCAAGGCGGTGGAGCATCCATGTGGCCGATCGCCCAACTTTTTGCTGGCTCTATAGTGGCTGTGGTGGGTGTACTTGCAGCGGTTGTTGTTCGTGAAGTCAAAGCAAGATTGCGAAGAAGCAAGCGACCCTAAAACCCGGTGCTCACTAAATTGAACCCGTACGAATCGATTTTCTATTACGTTTACTGACGCGATCGCTGCCTCGCTTCAGCCCTGCGATCGCCCAACCACATCAGTGCCAGAACAGGCATACCTATCACTATAGGCACCAGAAATCGGAAATCGGCTGCGGCTACCCCCACTCCGGAAATGGTGAGAGTGAGGAGTGCTGTGATCAAGTATCGGGTGTTAATGCCCTTGCCGAGATACTTGAGCAGTAGTAACACTGGCCAAAAAATGACATAAAAGGCCAAGGAAAACAGGAATATGCCCAACAGCGAATAAAAGATGGTAGTCAAAGACATACAAAAGGCTCAAGACTAGCAGTTCTGACAAATACCCATTAAGGATGCCCTTCCAAGGCGATCGCCCCACTCACCCTAATGAGGGAATGGCTCACTAAGATGCTTGCGAGCCGCATTCTCTCGTTGACCCATTGCATCCCCCACAATTGAAACAGGCTCTAAGGAGAGCCAGAATTATCAGCTCCGAGTGGAGTGATGAGGTAACTCTAGACTAGCTAGGTAACTTTTTACGGTGTTATAAGAAAGACCCGTTTCACGACTTATCTATAGATGAGCCCCTACGGGTGCTGCTGATGTCGGTTATGCCTACTAACCCCGGCCCAGATTTCTTAGTCTTCACAACTGTTAAGGGTTGCACTATTGACTCTGGAAACTTTAGGGAGCGGTTATGGGTTAAGGTGCTCAAGCGATCGGGAGTGCCTTATAGGAAGCTCCACACTATTAGGCACACCTTGATCAGTCACGCCATAGAACAAGGCATCCCAATGACGGGAATCGCTTATCTGGCTGGTCACAAGGACACAAGGATGGTGATCCAGACTTATGGGCACATAGTTAATAGACCTGACTTGCCAGAAATGCCTATCTGAATAGTTAGGAATGTTTTAGATGCTTATCCTGAGAGGCTGCTTGTGCCAGGAAAGAAGGATCTAGCTAAGCCTCTAGCTAAGGCTAAGCGTCTGTGCCTTCTCAAGTGATCGACTAGGAGCTGAAACTATTGAATACTGAAGCATTAACGAGCACACCTCAACACTTATGGAGTGCCTTGGAGGGCTATCTATTGGCTCATCCCCCTTTTGCTCCTGTCATAGCAGCATTTCTCGGCCCCACCCTGGCTTTTCTTTTAAGTCAGTTGGCAACTCGTAGACAACTGAATGCAGCAACTAAGAAGCCTGTAACCCTTGCCAAGGAACCTGAGGGCTCTAACAGGGTCGAGCCTCTAGATGACATTGATTTTATGGATATGACTTATGTGGTGGATGAGCTTTCCGATGCGGATTGGCAGGCATATTATCTGGCATTCCAGGAGTCATATCGCATGGAAGGGCAGAAGCTAAGCAGGGATTATGAACAAACAGAAATAGACCTTGATTCAGACGAGTGACGCTTAGAAAGCGTTCTGATTCAAGGCCTCGAATCTGGCAAGCTAAAACTAGTCTAAGCACAGAACCACGAAGATTCAAACAACTGCCGTTTAAAACAACAAAACCTGCTCAGTGAGCAGGTCTTATGCGATCGGAGCGGCGGGATTCGAACCCACGACCCCTACTACCCCAAGGCAGGAATTTGTACCCTGAAGCTTTCTGATAGCAGGAGTTCCAAGAATTCTCAATAGCTGGAATACCAACAGGATCGCAATTATGGGCGGGAAGGCGATCGCCTGAAGGGTCGATGCACGGTGCTCGTTAAGGGCTAGGCTCCTGTTTATGCTGCTTTTCACTGGTAGATTGCCACTTCTAGACGATTTGCTAAAGCAATAATGTCGTCCTTACGAGCAATTGTATTCATCCACTCCACTGGGATGCCTTCGACTCCGTAGTAAATACCTGCCAAACCTCCAGTGACTGCTGCCGTAGTATCTGTATCCTCACCCAAGTTAACAGCCTTTAGAACTGCTTCTACATAGGAGGACGTATTCAACAAACACCACAAACTAGCTTCTAAGGTATCAATTACGTAACCTTCAGAATTAATACTCTCAATCGGTAAAGCATCAATTTGACCGCTAAATACTCGTTCAAAATGAGTTCTCTCTTGGCTGTAAGGGTACCTTTGGTAAACCAGTTCAACTCGGTCTAACCCTTCTTGATACGCTACTTTAGGATTTCTACCCTCTAATAGAGCAATGGCGACACTGATATAAATACCGCAAGCCATTTGTGAGCGAGGATGCGCGTGAGTAATGCAAGAGACTTGATGAACTCGTTCAAGTAACACCGAGAAATCCCAAGTTTTATAGTAATAGGCCAGTGGCAAGATTCGCATCAAAGAGCCATTGCCATTGCTACGTTCTACAGTGTCTCCTGCCTGTAAAGGTGGTACTCCTCGACGCAGTTTCTCAATCGCCATTTGTGTCGTAATTCCAATATCAAACACTTTCCCTCGTGCAGTCCACTTTTGCTCGTAATACCAGTCACAAAAGGAATCGGCGATCGCCTGCAACGAAAAGCCATTGCAGAGAGAATCAGCTAGACAGAAGGTTAGAGAACTATCATCAGACCAAGTACCAGGAAGTTCATTCCAGGCATTGTGGCTGTTCATATCAAGAACAGGGTGTTGAGTTCGTTCTTCACGAGTTGAAAACTCAACAGGAACGCCAAGAGCGTCCCCTATGCAAAGACCCATTAGACCAGCTAGTACCTTTGAGTGTTTCATAGGATCAACAATACTTTTCAGTGCTCCCACATTTGGCTTCATCCCATAATCTCAAAGATTCAGTTTGGCAGTATAACCATTATTTATAGGGAAATTCTTTTGTA
This region of Trichocoleus desertorum NBK24 genomic DNA includes:
- a CDS encoding ADP-ribosylglycohydrolase family protein → MKPNVGALKSIVDPMKHSKVLAGLMGLCIGDALGVPVEFSTREERTQHPVLDMNSHNAWNELPGTWSDDSSLTFCLADSLCNGFSLQAIADSFCDWYYEQKWTARGKVFDIGITTQMAIEKLRRGVPPLQAGDTVERSNGNGSLMRILPLAYYYKTWDFSVLLERVHQVSCITHAHPRSQMACGIYISVAIALLEGRNPKVAYQEGLDRVELVYQRYPYSQERTHFERVFSGQIDALPIESINSEGYVIDTLEASLWCLLNTSSYVEAVLKAVNLGEDTDTTAAVTGGLAGIYYGVEGIPVEWMNTIARKDDIIALANRLEVAIYQ
- a CDS encoding Dps family protein, with product MRKLNIGLTEEQRQGVVGLLNRDLSDAYLLLIKTKKYHWDVVGPQFRSLHQMWEEHYQALTENIDMIAERVRMLGGYPVGTAQGFLENATIQEHGGDVPTAEQMVFNLVGDHEQVIRNLRDHVDQCGENFHDQGTADFLTGLMEQHEEMAWMLRSFIEGQSIQPDGQTSAEPKLTVAAG
- a CDS encoding tyrosine-type recombinase/integrase, yielding MPTNPGPDFLVFTTVKGCTIDSGNFRERLWVKVLKRSGVPYRKLHTIRHTLISHAIEQGIPMTGIAYLAGHKDTRMVIQTYGHIVNRPDLPEMPI
- a CDS encoding response regulator, yielding MPITKLCNSTTVKKRVLIVEDNDLHRLITHDCLEAEGYTVLSLPDGLNFFPSVAKFQPDLLLLDLKLPCIDGFTLLQQLKASPWSSIPVIIASAYAFQSEKQKAIDLGASSYLTKPIALENLVKTIEAQLEATCSVL
- a CDS encoding nucleotide exchange factor GrpE; the protein is MTQSNSPDYTHQLRQLMQQVGVSSFKSLSETASVSEWQVRQLRQGQAAQMRAEALIKLSQVLQISLPELITTFSQVTLKTDVADVQTTLDQTTANAEIAALKLEYERSQAQLAQQREVLWQEFQQTTLQTIESWLLQWPTAAYAAQQNPQAPAVRLLPLLRPIEALLQQWGIEAIAEVGTELPYDPTQHQLMEGIAQPGDRMRVRYTGYRQGEKLLYRAKVSPLVSSKT